A window from Microbacterium ginsengiterrae encodes these proteins:
- a CDS encoding carbohydrate ABC transporter permease: MTSTTRRRNSLAKVESRQALGFASPALVGLALFTIVPVGLSIVMSVFDWPAFGERTFNGVDNYVKLFTASPDFWPALRNSAIFTLLYVPLNIVLSLALAIGLGPRIRGRGALRVLFFIPVVTPMVANVLVWKMILQPQGLVNGVSTSVFGIELPNFLADPQWAMIMVVVMSVWQGLGYNMLIFSAALEQLPESVLEAAAIDGATGLRRIWSILIPMISPSIFFAAVMTMISALQVFAQPQLLTGGGPGNATKPLVMYIWEQGFTFGDLGLAAAAAWILFAIIIVITGIQFAAQKKWVHYEH; this comes from the coding sequence ATGACGAGCACGACACGACGTCGGAACTCGCTCGCCAAGGTGGAGTCCCGCCAGGCCCTGGGGTTCGCATCCCCGGCCCTGGTGGGGCTCGCCCTGTTCACGATCGTGCCCGTGGGGCTTTCGATCGTGATGAGCGTCTTCGATTGGCCGGCCTTCGGCGAGCGGACCTTCAACGGAGTGGACAACTACGTGAAGCTCTTCACGGCGAGTCCGGACTTCTGGCCCGCCCTGCGCAACTCGGCGATCTTCACCCTGTTGTACGTGCCGCTGAACATCGTGCTCTCCCTCGCCCTGGCGATCGGGCTCGGTCCGCGCATCCGCGGTCGAGGCGCGCTGCGCGTGCTCTTCTTCATCCCCGTGGTCACCCCGATGGTCGCCAACGTGCTGGTGTGGAAGATGATCCTGCAGCCGCAGGGTCTCGTCAACGGCGTGTCGACGAGTGTCTTCGGGATCGAGCTGCCCAACTTCCTCGCCGACCCGCAGTGGGCGATGATCATGGTCGTCGTCATGAGCGTCTGGCAGGGGCTCGGTTACAACATGCTCATCTTCTCGGCTGCTCTCGAGCAGCTCCCCGAGAGCGTCCTCGAGGCGGCGGCCATCGATGGCGCCACAGGGCTGCGCCGCATCTGGAGCATCCTCATCCCGATGATCTCTCCCTCGATCTTCTTCGCCGCGGTCATGACCATGATCAGCGCGCTGCAGGTGTTCGCACAGCCGCAGCTGCTCACCGGCGGTGGCCCTGGCAACGCCACCAAGCCCCTCGTCATGTACATCTGGGAACAGGGCTTCACCTTCGGTGATCTCGGTCTCGCCGCCGCGGCCGCATGGATCCTGTTCGCGATCATCATCGTCATCACCGGCATCCAGTTCGCCGCCCAGAAGAAGTGGGTGCACTATGAGCACTGA
- a CDS encoding alpha-L-fucosidase: MMNFETRTGPDFGSAAPVYPDAVVPDWYRDAKLGFFVHWGLYSVPAWAVAHPEGGVPTEDAYAWHQYAEWYGNTVRIEGSPSWRRHQELYGPGRSYEDLAELWDASAFDADAFVAELVGAGARYIVPTTKHHEGFCLWDTETTTFNSAARGPRRDLIAEFHDATRRAGARFGVYFSGALDWHVGDHPPIESDTDLFRHRRNDEAFARYSARQLEELVARFSPDVLWNDIDWPDGGKGAQEYGVAALLSRYFDAVPGGVVNDRWGVPFHGFLTREYTDVPDILDVPWESTRGLGFSFGYNQDEDERHTLAGPDLIRLLVDVVSKNGNLLINVGPDAQGRIPDLQRATMRELGAWLSSNGDAVYGTRPWIRAEERVGAPRRYTTSGAAVHVHAFDPTVGEIDLPPELAGRAAVWADGQRADIAERADGTTVAVIPAGLRAEPVAVLTVESR; the protein is encoded by the coding sequence ATGATGAACTTCGAGACCCGCACCGGGCCGGACTTCGGGTCAGCCGCTCCCGTCTACCCTGATGCGGTGGTGCCGGACTGGTACCGCGACGCCAAGCTCGGCTTCTTCGTGCATTGGGGACTCTACTCCGTCCCCGCCTGGGCGGTCGCCCACCCGGAGGGCGGCGTCCCGACGGAGGACGCCTACGCCTGGCATCAGTACGCGGAGTGGTACGGCAACACGGTGCGCATCGAGGGCAGTCCGAGCTGGCGTCGTCACCAGGAGCTCTACGGGCCAGGGCGCTCCTACGAGGATCTCGCCGAGTTGTGGGACGCGTCGGCCTTCGATGCCGACGCGTTCGTCGCCGAACTGGTCGGAGCCGGTGCCAGGTACATCGTCCCGACGACGAAGCACCATGAGGGCTTCTGCCTTTGGGACACCGAGACGACGACGTTCAACTCCGCCGCACGCGGCCCCCGGCGCGACCTCATCGCGGAGTTCCACGACGCCACGCGCCGCGCCGGTGCACGGTTCGGTGTGTACTTCTCGGGAGCGCTCGACTGGCACGTCGGCGACCACCCGCCGATCGAGTCCGACACCGATCTCTTCCGGCACCGCCGCAACGATGAGGCTTTCGCGCGATACTCCGCGCGTCAACTCGAGGAGCTCGTCGCGAGGTTCTCGCCCGATGTGCTGTGGAACGACATCGACTGGCCCGATGGTGGCAAGGGAGCGCAGGAGTACGGGGTCGCCGCGCTCCTGTCCCGATACTTCGACGCGGTCCCCGGTGGGGTCGTGAACGATCGATGGGGGGTGCCGTTCCACGGCTTCCTCACCCGTGAGTACACCGACGTCCCGGACATCCTCGACGTCCCGTGGGAATCCACTCGCGGGCTCGGGTTCTCCTTCGGGTACAACCAGGACGAGGATGAGCGGCACACGCTCGCCGGTCCCGACCTCATCCGCCTGCTCGTCGACGTCGTCTCCAAGAACGGCAACCTGCTCATCAACGTGGGACCCGACGCCCAGGGGAGGATTCCCGACCTGCAGCGTGCGACGATGCGGGAGCTGGGCGCATGGTTGTCGAGCAATGGCGATGCCGTCTACGGCACGCGTCCGTGGATCCGCGCGGAGGAGCGCGTGGGGGCACCGCGCCGGTACACGACTTCCGGTGCCGCGGTGCACGTTCACGCCTTCGACCCGACGGTCGGAGAGATCGACCTGCCGCCGGAGCTCGCCGGCCGCGCCGCCGTCTGGGCGGACGGGCAGAGGGCGGACATCGCCGAGCGGGCGGACGGGACGACGGTGGCCGTCATTCCCGCCGGCCTGCGCGCCGAACCGGTGGCCGTCCTCACCGTGGAGAGTCGATGA
- a CDS encoding M81 family metallopeptidase has protein sequence MNARPDAHLIWKGPLAPLAEGGIARPRVGIGGISIESSTFSPHVSGDEAFTVRTGAELRAYYPFLDEGTELGSAAEWIPLTHGRSLPGGAVAPATYERMKSAIVDGIRANGPFDGFFFDIHGAMSVIGMADAEGDLARAVREALGPDTLISTSMDLHGNVSEVLRDAVDLLTCYRMAPHEDWLNTKERAVHNLLERLRGEYGSDPLRRRPLQAWVPIPVLLPGEKTSTRLEPARSIYAELPEIEELDGVLDASVWIGYAWADEPRCQAYTVVTGDDRAVITREAERIARMFWDAREHFAFVAPTATLDGALEKALAAGAARPYLISDSGDNPTAGGAGDVTWTLTRLLERDDLTGGAYTTLVASIFDPDAVADAVRAGVGAEVTLTAGARVDDGPSGPVRITGTVYSITDGDPVAGTQAVISVGGVHAIITERRKPFHHLDDFRMLGLDPESADIVVVKIGYLEPELYELAGDWTLALTPGGVDQDLLRLGHHNLQEGVYPFETTGRPPLEAVVGRRGEEIAP, from the coding sequence GTGAACGCCCGTCCTGACGCGCATCTGATCTGGAAGGGCCCACTGGCCCCTCTCGCCGAAGGGGGTATCGCCCGTCCGCGCGTCGGCATCGGCGGCATCTCGATCGAATCCAGCACGTTCTCTCCGCACGTGTCGGGAGACGAGGCCTTCACTGTCCGGACCGGGGCGGAACTGCGGGCCTATTACCCGTTCCTCGACGAGGGGACCGAGCTGGGGTCGGCGGCGGAATGGATCCCGCTGACGCACGGGCGTTCGCTACCGGGAGGAGCCGTGGCGCCGGCGACGTACGAGCGGATGAAGTCGGCGATCGTCGACGGCATCCGCGCGAACGGACCGTTCGACGGGTTCTTCTTCGACATCCACGGCGCCATGAGTGTGATCGGGATGGCGGATGCCGAGGGTGACCTCGCTCGCGCAGTACGCGAGGCGCTCGGTCCGGACACGCTGATCTCCACGTCGATGGATCTGCACGGTAATGTCTCCGAGGTGCTCCGTGACGCCGTGGATCTGCTCACCTGCTATCGGATGGCACCTCACGAGGACTGGCTGAACACGAAGGAGCGAGCGGTGCACAACCTGCTCGAGCGACTTCGGGGCGAGTACGGATCGGATCCGCTGCGCCGTCGTCCCCTTCAGGCGTGGGTGCCCATCCCCGTGCTGCTGCCGGGAGAGAAGACGAGCACGCGCCTGGAGCCCGCACGGAGCATCTATGCGGAGCTGCCGGAGATCGAAGAGCTCGACGGCGTCCTGGACGCCTCGGTGTGGATCGGCTACGCCTGGGCGGACGAGCCGCGGTGCCAGGCGTACACCGTCGTGACCGGCGACGACCGTGCCGTGATCACGCGCGAGGCCGAGCGCATCGCGCGGATGTTCTGGGATGCGAGGGAGCATTTCGCCTTCGTCGCCCCGACGGCCACTCTCGACGGTGCTTTGGAGAAGGCCCTCGCCGCGGGCGCCGCGCGTCCGTACCTGATCTCCGATTCTGGCGACAACCCGACAGCCGGCGGTGCCGGCGACGTCACATGGACGCTCACGCGCCTGCTCGAACGGGACGACCTCACCGGCGGCGCGTACACGACCCTGGTCGCGTCGATCTTCGACCCGGATGCCGTCGCCGACGCCGTGCGCGCGGGCGTCGGAGCCGAGGTGACCCTCACCGCGGGGGCGCGAGTGGACGACGGGCCATCGGGCCCTGTGCGCATCACGGGCACCGTCTACTCGATCACCGACGGCGATCCCGTCGCCGGCACGCAGGCGGTCATCTCCGTCGGCGGAGTGCACGCCATCATCACCGAGCGGCGCAAGCCGTTCCATCACCTCGACGATTTCCGCATGCTCGGCCTCGACCCGGAATCCGCCGACATCGTCGTGGTGAAGATCGGCTACCTCGAACCGGAGCTGTACGAGCTCGCCGGCGACTGGACGCTCGCGCTCACCCCGGGCGGCGTGGATCAGGATCTGCTGCGCCTCGGGCACCACAATCTACAGGAGGGGGTCTACCCCTTCGAAACGACAGGTCGGCCGCCGCTGGAGGCAGTGGTCGGACGCCGCGGTGAGGAGATCGCACCATGA
- a CDS encoding copper homeostasis protein CutC, producing MMRLEIAVQDPAGARVAFTNGADRIELCQALGTTGGLTPSAGTVDAALDVAGSAERVAVLVRPRPGGYVYDAEEIAVVTADIRDLVARGVGGVVVGALTADGALDTEAMSRWSDAAGDADVVLHRAIDTLREPADVIDVLASLGVRRVLTSGGAARSIDGLATLRSLVERSADRVEIMAGGGVRVQDIPAIAAVGVHAVHLSARTASDDAAPSGPGGGAVGYDITDPHTVAAAAAALTDA from the coding sequence ATGATGCGTCTCGAGATCGCCGTCCAGGATCCCGCCGGCGCCCGAGTGGCGTTCACGAACGGGGCCGACCGGATCGAACTGTGCCAGGCGCTTGGCACGACGGGAGGGCTCACCCCGTCAGCCGGGACGGTGGATGCGGCGCTGGATGTCGCCGGCTCGGCAGAACGCGTCGCGGTGCTCGTACGGCCGCGGCCGGGCGGATACGTGTACGACGCGGAGGAGATCGCGGTCGTCACGGCCGACATCCGTGACCTCGTCGCGCGCGGGGTCGGTGGGGTCGTCGTCGGCGCCCTCACCGCGGACGGTGCGCTCGACACCGAGGCGATGTCGCGATGGTCGGACGCGGCCGGCGACGCCGACGTCGTGCTCCACCGTGCGATCGACACCCTCCGCGAACCGGCGGACGTGATCGATGTGCTCGCGTCCCTCGGCGTGCGTCGCGTACTCACCTCCGGCGGTGCCGCCCGAAGCATCGACGGGTTGGCGACGCTTCGGTCACTGGTGGAGCGCTCGGCCGATCGGGTCGAGATCATGGCGGGCGGCGGGGTGCGCGTGCAGGACATCCCTGCGATCGCGGCCGTCGGCGTGCATGCCGTCCACCTGTCGGCACGGACGGCGTCCGACGACGCCGCGCCCAGCGGGCCGGGCGGCGGCGCCGTGGGCTACGACATCACCGACCCGCATACGGTCGCGGCGGCGGCAGCGGCGCTCACGGACGCGTGA
- a CDS encoding carbohydrate ABC transporter permease — MSTETLTRSVPAATRSAEASPATRTGRSSTPAQKARLVMAHVAIYVAALIFVSPIVYAFFSALKPNSEMFSMPPTLVGSEIRWSNFIEVFNYGPFLTYIGNSFLVAVLGTAVTIIVSTMAGYAFGRLRWKGRDTVFILFLATMMVPAEVLVIPMFQVMQWFDWVNTYQALVLPFAFGAFGTFLMRQFFRGIPYELEEAARIDGAGPIRTFLQIIIPLAKSSIAVLTVFSFLSFWNSYLWPLIVTVDYNTLGTLPVGLASFSGLTGTRWDLQMAAAIISMVPTTVLIIALQKHLVKGIAMAGLGGR; from the coding sequence ATGAGCACTGAGACCCTCACCCGTTCCGTGCCGGCCGCGACCCGGTCGGCCGAAGCATCACCCGCGACCAGGACCGGGCGGTCGAGCACGCCGGCCCAGAAGGCGCGGCTCGTGATGGCGCACGTCGCGATCTACGTCGCAGCCCTCATCTTCGTCTCACCGATCGTCTACGCCTTCTTCTCGGCGTTGAAGCCCAACTCCGAGATGTTCTCCATGCCGCCGACCCTGGTGGGGTCCGAGATCCGGTGGAGCAACTTCATCGAGGTCTTCAACTACGGACCCTTCCTCACCTACATCGGCAACTCGTTCCTCGTGGCCGTCCTCGGCACGGCCGTCACCATCATCGTGTCGACGATGGCGGGGTACGCGTTCGGCCGTCTTCGCTGGAAGGGCCGCGACACGGTGTTCATCCTGTTCCTCGCGACCATGATGGTCCCGGCCGAGGTCCTCGTGATCCCGATGTTCCAGGTGATGCAGTGGTTCGACTGGGTGAACACGTATCAGGCGCTCGTGCTGCCCTTCGCCTTCGGCGCGTTCGGCACATTCCTCATGCGCCAGTTCTTCCGCGGCATCCCGTATGAACTCGAGGAGGCCGCGCGGATCGACGGCGCCGGCCCCATCCGCACCTTCCTGCAGATCATCATCCCGCTCGCGAAGTCGTCGATCGCGGTGCTCACGGTCTTCAGCTTCCTGTCGTTCTGGAACAGCTACCTGTGGCCGCTCATCGTCACCGTCGACTACAACACCCTCGGGACGCTGCCGGTCGGCCTTGCGAGCTTCTCCGGACTCACCGGAACGCGATGGGATCTGCAGATGGCGGCAGCGATCATCTCCATGGTGCCGACGACGGTCCTGATCATCGCGTTGCAGAAGCATCTGGTCAAGGGCATCGCCATGGCCGGCCTCGGCGGGCGCTGA
- a CDS encoding ROK family protein has protein sequence MSISLPTDKAVLGVDIGGTKIAALLIDDEGTVLARGVVPAPAAEGGRAMASAAASLAERLSAQTGRSIVAAGVGAAGVVDHETGTIRAASEMFVDWAGFPLADELAERIGAPVRVENDVNAFLLGEIHHGDTDGADVLGVMLGTGVGGAIVLDGRLRHGGHGSAGEIGHTPGYSDLRCTCGQIGHLETLASGTSIGLRYAERSGVAGLSAREVADRARAGDRIATDVYSDAGRALALACASAAGILDLDRVVVGGGVIHAWDLLSAAIEATLLTDSPVSGVPLIIEPAKLGTDAVALGAAAAARRTFLETVTPVPPLVLEGETA, from the coding sequence ATGTCCATTTCCCTCCCGACCGACAAGGCCGTGCTCGGCGTCGACATCGGCGGCACGAAGATCGCCGCACTGCTCATCGACGACGAAGGCACGGTCCTCGCCCGAGGCGTGGTGCCGGCTCCCGCCGCCGAGGGCGGGCGCGCGATGGCCTCGGCGGCCGCCTCGCTCGCCGAGCGCCTGTCCGCCCAGACAGGCCGCTCCATCGTCGCTGCGGGCGTCGGTGCCGCCGGTGTCGTCGACCATGAGACCGGCACGATCCGCGCGGCGTCCGAGATGTTCGTCGACTGGGCGGGCTTCCCGCTGGCCGACGAGCTCGCCGAACGCATCGGTGCACCCGTCCGTGTGGAGAACGACGTCAACGCATTCCTGCTCGGAGAGATCCATCACGGTGACACCGACGGTGCCGACGTCCTCGGCGTCATGCTCGGCACCGGCGTCGGTGGTGCGATCGTCCTCGACGGTCGACTGCGGCACGGCGGTCACGGCTCGGCCGGTGAGATCGGCCACACCCCCGGCTACAGCGATCTGCGCTGCACGTGCGGGCAGATCGGCCATCTCGAGACGCTCGCCTCCGGGACATCGATCGGGCTGCGCTACGCGGAGCGTTCGGGAGTCGCCGGCCTGTCCGCCCGCGAGGTCGCCGACCGTGCGCGAGCGGGCGACCGCATCGCCACGGACGTCTATTCCGACGCAGGGCGCGCGCTCGCGCTCGCCTGCGCGAGCGCGGCCGGCATCCTCGACCTCGATCGCGTCGTCGTCGGCGGGGGAGTGATCCACGCCTGGGACCTGTTGTCAGCGGCCATCGAGGCGACTCTCCTCACCGATTCGCCGGTCTCCGGCGTCCCGCTCATCATCGAACCCGCAAAGCTCGGAACGGATGCCGTCGCGTTGGGTGCCGCGGCCGCGGCGCGTCGCACGTTCCTCGAAACCGTCACCCCCGTACCGCCCCTCGTCCTCGAAGGAGAGACCGCGTGA
- a CDS encoding GntR family transcriptional regulator — MTMTDASLDVVGIVGAVTRRLRQQILSGELAAGTPLTEAKVSAAFGVARPSAKAAIEQLVASGLLIRSVHRSARVVSIDAAMVRDVYRTRTRLESAALRELAAAGAVPDAATAANAEIAAMPPGPDEATVDPDLRFHTALIDGIASERTSRMYRSVLDEVRLCMAQVQGRRLIDAQVIADQHAAILDAVASGAADHAAALLAAHLGSAEERLIEALGD, encoded by the coding sequence ATGACCATGACGGATGCCTCGCTCGACGTCGTCGGGATCGTCGGCGCCGTGACTCGCCGTCTTCGTCAGCAGATCCTCTCGGGCGAGCTCGCCGCGGGGACCCCGCTCACGGAGGCCAAGGTTTCCGCCGCGTTCGGCGTCGCCCGACCGAGTGCGAAGGCGGCGATCGAGCAGCTCGTCGCATCAGGGCTCCTCATCCGCAGCGTGCACCGTTCGGCGCGGGTCGTGTCGATCGACGCGGCGATGGTCCGCGACGTCTACCGCACCCGCACGCGCCTCGAGAGCGCGGCCCTTCGTGAGCTCGCGGCGGCAGGTGCGGTCCCCGATGCGGCGACGGCGGCGAACGCCGAGATCGCCGCGATGCCACCGGGGCCGGACGAGGCGACAGTCGATCCCGACCTCCGATTCCACACGGCGCTCATCGACGGCATCGCAAGCGAGCGGACCTCTCGGATGTATCGGAGCGTCCTCGACGAGGTTCGGCTGTGCATGGCGCAGGTGCAGGGCAGGCGGCTGATCGACGCGCAGGTCATCGCCGACCAGCACGCGGCGATCCTGGATGCCGTCGCCTCAGGTGCGGCCGACCACGCCGCAGCGCTGCTCGCCGCGCACCTCGGGTCCGCCGAGGAGCGCCTCATCGAGGCGCTGGGCGACTAG
- a CDS encoding FAD-linked oxidase C-terminal domain-containing protein: MATALANPLDPGVLGAATTISSRSIDRFARAHDASHYLLIPDAVLEPQDAAGVADAFSAVRAAGRTLTFRSGGTSLSGQGVSGDILVDTRSRFRGIRIEDDGRLVRVEPGATVRQVNTRLARYRRKLGPDPASEIACTVGGVIANNSSGMACGVVENSYRTVDSLVLVLPSGTILDTGAPDARAQLEREEPAIATGLLALRDRLLSSPESVAFVLQQFSMKNTMGYGINALVDFDDPVKILEHLVIGSEGTLAFVAEARMRTVEVRPQIATGLLVFATLADAMAALPGLTGQGLATIELMDAASLRVAQGLSDVPASIAEVAVEGHAALLVEVHASSEDELATASEAALEHFRTLPLASPPALTTDAAQRASLWQVRKGLYTAVAGARPSGTTALLEDIVVPVDRLLDTCERLIELFDEHDYEDSVIFGHAKDGNVHFLLNERFDDEASIARYRRFTADLVDLVLGHGGSLKAEHGTGRIMAPFVRRQYGDFLTDIMWDLKRLIDPSGILNPGVVLSEDAESYLKDLKRVPTVEAEVDRCVECGYCEPTCPSKDITLTPRQRIVLRRDMAWAEEQGDKALLNELRADYDYEGVQTCAVDGMCGVACPVDINTGDLVRRLRAEEASKVEDGLWDAAAKGWGAVTRIGGMALTVADALPAPLVTGVTKVGRGVLGADTVPLYDAGLPRGGSRAPRADAPADAQAVFFGACIGTMFGPEGDGHGSRDSLRALLDRAGIPVVVPDDAGGLCCGTPWKSKGHLSGYDRMTRRVLESLWTASREGEIPVVCDAASCTEGLHVMLSKSLAEYPEYAALRIEDATTYVAREVLPRLSVGEKLPSIAVHPTCSTTALGATGALTAIAGAVADDVYVPDGWGCCAFAGDRGMLHPELTESATAVEAGEVRAADDERGGFDAFVSANRTCEIGMTRATGRPYRHVIEVLEELTRP, encoded by the coding sequence GTGGCCACGGCTCTCGCGAACCCCCTCGACCCTGGCGTGCTCGGCGCAGCGACGACGATCTCCTCGCGATCGATCGATCGTTTCGCTCGGGCGCACGACGCCTCGCATTATCTGCTCATCCCCGATGCCGTTCTCGAGCCTCAGGATGCCGCCGGCGTCGCGGACGCCTTCTCCGCGGTACGCGCGGCCGGTCGCACCCTCACCTTCCGCTCCGGCGGGACGAGCCTCTCCGGGCAGGGAGTCAGTGGAGACATCCTCGTCGACACCCGCAGCCGCTTCCGCGGCATCCGCATCGAGGACGACGGGCGGCTCGTCCGAGTCGAGCCCGGCGCGACGGTCCGGCAGGTGAACACCCGCCTCGCCCGATATCGACGGAAGCTCGGGCCCGACCCCGCGAGCGAGATCGCCTGCACCGTGGGCGGCGTGATCGCGAACAACTCCAGCGGCATGGCCTGTGGTGTCGTCGAGAACTCCTACCGGACCGTCGACTCGCTGGTGCTCGTCCTCCCCAGCGGCACGATCCTCGACACCGGCGCCCCCGATGCGCGCGCCCAGCTGGAGAGGGAGGAGCCGGCGATCGCGACCGGTCTGCTCGCGCTCCGCGACCGGCTGCTCTCGTCTCCCGAGTCGGTGGCGTTCGTGCTGCAGCAGTTCTCCATGAAGAACACGATGGGGTACGGCATCAATGCCCTGGTCGACTTCGACGATCCGGTGAAGATCCTCGAGCATCTCGTCATCGGCTCCGAGGGCACCCTCGCGTTCGTGGCCGAGGCGCGCATGCGCACCGTGGAGGTGCGCCCGCAGATCGCCACCGGCCTGCTCGTGTTCGCCACACTCGCCGACGCGATGGCGGCCCTTCCCGGCCTCACCGGTCAGGGACTGGCGACGATCGAGCTGATGGATGCCGCCTCCCTCCGCGTCGCGCAGGGGCTCAGCGATGTGCCCGCATCGATCGCCGAGGTCGCGGTGGAGGGCCATGCCGCCCTCCTCGTCGAGGTGCACGCGTCGAGTGAGGACGAGCTCGCCACCGCAAGCGAAGCCGCCCTCGAGCACTTCCGCACGCTGCCCCTGGCCTCCCCTCCTGCCCTCACCACCGACGCTGCGCAGCGCGCCTCCCTGTGGCAGGTCCGGAAGGGGCTGTACACCGCCGTCGCGGGCGCGAGGCCCTCGGGGACTACCGCCCTGCTCGAGGACATCGTCGTCCCGGTCGATCGGCTGCTGGACACCTGCGAACGTCTGATCGAACTGTTCGACGAGCATGACTACGAGGATTCGGTGATCTTCGGCCACGCGAAGGACGGCAACGTCCACTTCCTGCTCAACGAGCGGTTCGACGACGAGGCGAGCATCGCACGCTACCGCCGCTTCACCGCCGACCTCGTCGACCTCGTGCTCGGTCACGGCGGATCGCTCAAGGCCGAGCACGGCACGGGGCGCATCATGGCGCCGTTCGTGCGCCGCCAGTACGGCGACTTCCTCACCGACATCATGTGGGACCTCAAGCGCCTCATCGACCCCTCCGGCATCCTCAATCCCGGCGTGGTCCTGTCCGAGGACGCGGAGTCGTACCTCAAGGACCTCAAGCGCGTCCCGACGGTCGAGGCCGAGGTCGATCGGTGCGTCGAATGCGGCTACTGCGAGCCGACCTGCCCCAGCAAGGACATCACGCTCACACCGCGGCAGCGCATCGTGTTGCGCCGCGACATGGCGTGGGCGGAGGAACAGGGAGACAAGGCCCTGCTGAACGAGCTCAGAGCCGACTACGACTACGAGGGCGTGCAGACCTGTGCGGTGGACGGGATGTGCGGCGTCGCATGCCCCGTCGACATCAACACCGGCGACCTCGTCCGGCGCCTGCGCGCCGAGGAGGCCTCGAAGGTGGAGGACGGACTGTGGGATGCCGCGGCGAAGGGATGGGGTGCGGTCACCCGCATCGGCGGCATGGCCCTGACGGTCGCCGATGCTCTGCCTGCTCCGCTCGTCACCGGGGTCACGAAGGTCGGCCGCGGTGTCCTCGGCGCGGACACGGTCCCGCTGTACGACGCCGGACTCCCCCGCGGCGGATCGCGCGCGCCCCGAGCCGATGCACCGGCCGACGCGCAGGCGGTGTTCTTCGGCGCCTGCATCGGGACGATGTTCGGTCCCGAGGGCGACGGGCATGGTTCGCGTGACTCGCTGCGCGCACTCCTCGATCGCGCGGGGATCCCCGTGGTCGTCCCCGATGACGCAGGCGGACTGTGCTGCGGCACACCATGGAAGTCCAAGGGGCACCTGTCCGGATACGACCGAATGACCCGTCGCGTGCTCGAGTCGCTCTGGACCGCGAGCCGCGAGGGCGAGATCCCCGTCGTATGCGATGCCGCCTCGTGCACGGAGGGCCTGCACGTGATGCTGTCGAAGTCCCTCGCGGAATACCCCGAGTATGCCGCGCTGCGCATCGAGGATGCCACGACCTACGTCGCCAGGGAGGTCCTCCCCCGCCTCTCCGTCGGCGAGAAGCTCCCCTCCATCGCCGTGCACCCCACGTGCTCGACCACGGCATTGGGTGCCACCGGCGCGCTCACCGCCATCGCGGGCGCCGTCGCCGATGACGTGTACGTGCCCGACGGCTGGGGCTGCTGCGCGTTCGCGGGCGACCGAGGAATGCTGCATCCGGAGCTCACCGAGAGCGCGACGGCCGTCGAGGCCGGCGAGGTGCGCGCCGCGGACGACGAGCGCGGCGGTTTCGACGCCTTCGTGTCGGCGAACCGCACGTGCGAGATCGGGATGACCCGCGCGACGGGCCGCCCCTATCGTCACGTCATCGAGGTGCTCGAGGAGCTCACGCGTCCGTGA